The nucleotide sequence AAGCTTGGAAACAACAGTACAACACGAGAAATAAAGAAATGTACATGTATTCAGAactaattttccttattttagttCTGAATGAGAGTCATGTTGGCTAGTGTTTTGAGATTCACAGGTCGAATTCGAGTATGGCTTCCAGTCCACAATGCCTTTGAGATGAGTTTATAAGTGTGTTCTGATGGATGAAAGTAATCCCAGAATAAGTACTCATTAGGCTTTGCACATAACTTGTAACCTTCTTTACCACATTGCAATAATCCTCCGAGTGTTCCATCGCCACAACATGCATTATTAACATCTGAAAATCCTATATGATCATAACAAATCATCATGAGTTAGTCTAGAATTCCTCTTAACTTGTACATACTTAGTTAACATGataatttaaaagttgaaaaatgacaaaaatgatttCTTATATTTGGAGCTAGTAAGTTTAAAATAGTCTCtaagatatttttgaaaagttttggtcTTTAAAATTTGCCCGAAAGTGAACGCTATTGTTAAGATTTAATGACACCTATGGAAAGAAAAAACATTGTACCGAGAACTTATATTTGAAAGTTTATTTTTTACagtttgtgttattttatattttaaccTAGTGTATAGTGCAGCTTATGTTAGTTTGGCTCTATTTCTTGTGTAATGCAATTTTGGTGTTTCAATTTCTAAGATTTGACAGGACTTTTATGATGTTTTTGTTCCAATTAAATCTAACAACAAAAGTTTGTTGAATATTTGACAAATAAAAAAGGCGCACACTGTGGCAAAACTTAACAAATAAGAATGCTTAGGATTAGGTGACTATTTTAAACTTAcctcaaatacaacaacaacgtGCTCAGCGTAATTTCTTTACTGGGATCTAAGCAAGGTAGAATGTTTGCAGACCTTACGATTACCTTTGCGGAGTAGAGAGTCATAAACTCTTTGCAAAATTAAGATGTAAGAAAAGTCTAGTGATCGCACTCGTTAAAGAATTGAAACATTACCATTTCTATTTTTTATctaaccaaaccaaatcatgACGGAGGAGTAAAGAGAAGTTTAAGAGATTACCATAACGTGCAGGATTAGCTCTGAAGATCTGAACAGTCTTGTACACAGCGCCATACACAGCAAATGAACCAGGATACTTGGTTGGTATTTTTTTCGCAAAACTTTCCAATCCCACGTTATAATTTTTAACCATTTTATTCATCTTCCCATAACATTTATTAACCGGTGCACCAGGCAAGAGGGTCCTAGCTGGGACACAACCAACGGGGCCTAATGAAAACAAGGCAATTCGACGACCCCCTAACTTGCAAATTTGATCAACAAAATTTCTAACTTGACTTAACATGGCCAGAACATAGGCATCTGGGGTAAGTGTTGGGGCATCAAATGGATAGAAGTAGCTGAAGATGTCATTGGAGCCTGATTCAAAGAAGAAGAGTGATTGTTGGATTTGTGTCTTGTTTATGTGGTTTTGTTGGACTAAAGTTTTGAATTGTTGGAGTTGATCTTCAAGTGGTGTCACTCCCTATATGTTTCAAAAATCAAGTATTAATATCAAGCAAGTAATATGGGAAAAAATGTAGCAAAGCCATAAAGTTGGTACTCCCTCTCTATTTCTCTGTTTCAAAATAGTTGGCGCTTATTGACTTGTCACCTCcttcaagaaaaaattattagcattttattttactaaattagtcttattaattatgctttgaaaatataaatttgagtatatatatAGTTTGTTTAGTCATCTAATGGTAAGGGtaatattgaaagaacataaAAATATTGTCTTGGTTTCGTAAAAgtgacaactaaattgaaataattatttttaaaaagagggtTAACTATATTAAAACAGAGGaagtatatataaataaaaagatttaatTAACACAAATTCCGAATTTATATGCACTATCAGTGTATAAACTATTTATCCCATCCAATTACGTtatcttataaataattaaatcttcATAGCATGTCTGATGTGATAACAcgaaaaatagaataataagctATTATAACTAATTAATTTGAATTGGTAGTGTAAAAATTATCTATATTGTCGATGCATGTAACCTAAATCCTCAAATTATGCTGTGTCTTGACTCCTATACATTGGACGTGGTAGAAGTCTTTTTACACTACtaagtaatttaaaaaataattataagtaatTGCAAAAATAAGTCAGATAACTTACTATAATAGGTAAAATTATACTGATAGtataaaattatatgatgacaCATCACATATTATAAAACAAGCAAGTGCAAAATTTACTCACTGATTTAAGAAGCTCACTCAAGCAACTGATATTTGACGAAAACTGCATATGTTTAGGGAGAATCTTCAATATATTTTGTCTTTTAGAATATGCCTAGAGATGGCTCGTCTCATTTGGATAAGAGCCAGTTAcctaattttagaatttttttcatCACCTAATTTTAGAATTCCGTATGATAAAAGattgtttgttttttgttgttgttggactAAGGTATATAGCATGGCAAATCCTTTCCTATTTTAACAAGGATGATCTCATCATCCTTCTTTCAGGACTTATCCCAAGACCACTGTGATTGATAAAGAGCACACCAAACCTCAAATGGATGACTATGATTTATGTGACGTTtaaccatgaatttttttttattttttatatggattttgatttcaagaaatatgtttggtcatgaaaattttgaaaagtttcAGAATTCAACTTGAAGGTGGATTTATTCTAGaatttttaagaatttgaaaAAACACTTTTCAACACAGATATTTAAAAACAACTCCATTTGATATTAATGACCAAATACAACTGCAAtatcaaatatcattttttagattgaaacaaaaattacttttttttttttcaaatgctCACAATTTTTTGGCCAAATAGCCCCCTATAAACTCTGCTTTATTCTAGTTTAACTTCTTTTTCTCCCCGCTTATTTGTGATAAAACTCTCATCTCATGTTACCCAACTCCCCATTCTTGTATGTCTAAGATATTTTCTAATCTCCACCAATTTCGGATTTGAGTGAAGTAGTTAACCGCTTCCAGGTACAGAATTATAGATAATGTCAAAAATAGTTAATTGTAATCGTTGAGTAGAATTTCGATTCGATTTAGGTCTTAAAGAGATGTGATGCATCTTATaacattatatttaattttaatattttttgtttcgAGACAGGTATATGTTACATTCTTTGGATTTTGATTAATTAGGATTCATTTTTGTTAATTAAAGAAGAAAGCATTCCCTATAATAATCGCTCCTTTTATCAAGGGTGTCACTATActccattatttttttaattaaagaagaaAGCATTCCCTATAATAATGGCTCCTTTGTCAAGGGTGTCACTATACTCGTTCATTAAAGGGTAGCGAGATGCACTAAAGCTTTCTCTTTGCATAGGGCTCGGGGAAGAATTCCATCAAAAGAATGTATTATATGCAGTCTCACCTTGCATTTCCTCCTTCATTAGAAAATTATATTGTATGTATAGGTAAAGAAAATTATAATGCATATGTACTATATGTTGATTTCCTTtacttctttatatatatataatgaaaacgAAGTTAAAAGGTAGTCCGGTGTACTAAAACTCCCGCTATGTGCATAGTTCGGGAAAGGACCCTACCACAAGGGTATATGCAATACGAGGAGCCAAGAATGAGGCGATGTAGAATTCAAGTGTTCCAAATCCTAGAATGATATGCCAACAAGTTAACGTAGAATGCAAGTATAGGATAAAGAGTCATAACAGAGCAGAAAGGTATAGACGAGATCTAGAGTGGACAAATGATTTGTATAGGTGATAGGGACAAAGTTAAGCTACGTGGGCTGAGTTAGCTAAGCTAGCCTTAAGGTTAGCTAATCTTTCGTAGAttgtttttgattttgagttggtGCTTTATATCGTTGATGATTGGTGTTTAATAAAGTTTCTTATTTTCACCCCAAAAGAAAAAATCAGACTCAGACATGGGCATCATATCAAAGATAAAAATTCTACTTTCAAGATTAAAATGCGTAATCTCTAATTAAGATTTAAGGGCGTAGGAATCTTCCCatcacaaccaataatgatactTTTAAGGTGTGATACGTGCAATTTTGGTTTACCATTGGGCCATGAGACATGTAATTGTTTGGACAAATTGACTATGGTCTATGTTTATCCCCCCCAGCCCCATTCCGCTCATTGCAAACGaaaaagaattaaagaaagaagaaaattggGGAGATATATGTTGAATTTACCAATTGGAAAATCGCAATAAGACAAAAACTATTCTTACCATATCCTGATTTGTTGGTCGTAGAACACCACTACCAGCACTAGCAAAGTTGATGCCATTTGCTGGATACTCTTTCCTACTTCCATTCACCAGCTCAAGTTGTGCTTCCAGAAATGGCCTTTGTATAGGAATCCCAATAAATTCAGCTGCAATTTTCCAccaaagaaaattaataaaagtgttgccaaattatatgatgaccatATGACAATGATCAGCCCGCCTCAAAAATAATTATACTTGTTATCAATGGGATTAGGGGGTACTTTCAGGAAATATATTGAAGAGTTAGTGTGATCTGCAGTATAAGAAAAACTCGGATActgatttttcaacttttaacaaAGAATTACGTAAAGTACTATTAACCtcaatttttttatagaaaatttatttttgaagaaaaaggaaTTACCTTATAACCATGGactacaaaataatttttatatcgtTAGTGTAATTTAATATGTTCTAAGAATTTAATTGCCCTCAATTTTCAGTTTACTAGTTTTACCCGTGCGTAGTAGCGGAGACCGAAATTTTAATAAGAAATGAGTAAAAATGCAAGAGTTTCTCACATGAGATTGCAATTTTTTTAACCAGTTTTGATGCTACAACAAATGCTTCACTCTGGTGaatgaattaattaatttaattaatatattcaCACACAGCAGGGGGAGGAAATGAGAAGATTACTTTATTTTACGTTAtttgaacaaattaaaattttcactaaaataattCAATTGACTCCCCTTTTAGGtatgataattaattataagtaatTACACTTTGGAATGACCTGATCCTACAAAAATTTTACATATCAATATTTAACAATTGAATCGTTGAACTCATGATCAACCATTAACTACACTATCTATCTCAATTTGGTGTAGCTCCATtttaattttgagagtcaaaccTTCCAATTTGGATCATGAATATGAAAACTTTAAGTTTTCTGAAATaacatttatatattttgaaagtatgtgaaaaatactataaatcataataaatgacaattcaaaatatttaaaatactttaaaaaaaaaaaaagtacggTCAAACAAAGATTTTTTAAAATCTCGAAAGATGACATCTAAATTGAAACGAAAGAAGTATGACTCATAACATTGGACAAATAGCGTACATCTTTgagattttttcttcttttttttttttggtgtgggAGTAAAAAGAACTTACAAACAAAATCGGCAACAGTTCGGCCGTTGGTGAATCGACCAGTTGGACGATGAAAGAAATTGGAACCATATGGTGGAAAATCAGCTTGTGCAGTGCAATTCTTGTTGTAGTGATTATTACCAGCATCAAATATAGAGTCTCCAAATATGAAAATTGATGGAACATTAAATCCCAAAACACAACTTCTACTCATAATCGTTACTAATAAAGAGGTAACAAGGAGCAATTGCAATATTTTCACTCTCTCCATTGCCAAAAGTGCTTAGAGTGGCCGAGTGATCAAATGCAGCCGACCTTAAATCTGTTGAAATATAGTCTTTAATTTTGAACAcaaaagagaaaataattaatcaaagaTACATATATAGAACAAATGGTGAGTTTATATAAGTAAAGTCACCTGAAAAAATGAAACAGAACACACGAGTTTAGTGCATGCCATGACCTAAGAAAAAGTACCCCTTGGATCACTAATTATAAAGCTACTTGTCTACTGCCAACTACTAGAATTTTTTGTCTGTTAGTACTTCATCATGTACTTTAATtccctttatttatttctttacttgCTTCGGCAAGTAACCTTTATGATGGCAGTTATAGATGTGTACATTTGATTTGCGGGAATAACATTATGTAGAataaagatattttaaatttatgttatctTAAATATGTCATGGTAGAAAGCTAGCATTCTGATtgtggttttgacagaatcaatTGTGGTTTTTATCAAGAATCCAGAGTAATACAGGATTTTCAATCCAAGCAAGAAGGAGAGAGTAACATATACTAATACAAAGCgagtaaaaaaaatttcatttttgatTTAGCTAGcagatatatataattttttttcttaaagttgtATTCAATGAAAATCATATGTATAATTTGGAGGGAGATCTTTCATATCTTCAAGATTGATCCACTCTACAATATAAAGTGAAGTAATTTTAAGTACCTGTATAAGATGAAAACCGATTCTTAAACCCTTTTTACACTCATGTCACATTGAAGAAAAGTAGAAAACAAAAGGTCTccaataactatttttttaataatctagCCAATAAGCTCAAAATTTTTGCTCCGCCTTTGACATTGTAACAACCTGaatttgtaaatttttatttttatgtgttttaactattttatttttccaaGTAGTTGGTACATGTTAATTTTGAGGATTCGGGGATGGTTGAAAGGGTTTTCAATGTGATTGGAAATGATTTGTGCTAGTTTGTGATTTTAGAGGCTTGAGAAGTCATATAATTGACTTCAATCAATATTCATTGTTATGAGTGACAGATGGCAATTTGGACTGTGCCAACAGATCTATAATgtcaaatttgggttagtagcaggGTTGGTTCGATTGTGGAATCTTTATATCTTATTTCAATCCTTCgtttgaaaaatagtgaaaaggagTCTCGTGtgttaatttgatgaaaataattttttgtaaatgATATTTTTATTGAGTCTGGAACGTCAAAAATAGCCTAGTAGCATTATTTATTTGCGTTTACGAGATTCCAAACGAATTTCAAAGTTTCGAGATTCTAAACGAATTTCGATGTTCGATTGGAGACTTGGCATATTGTCTAAGTTGTTGGTGCTAAGTCTCATCTGGTGCAGCCGCTTAAGAATTCATATGATCTCTAAAGTGGCCAATGGACCACTTAAGCAGAAAACCGATGTGTTCCCCTGTTGCTAAAGCGATCACCTTACCGCTATAGATGAGGTCACTTAAGCGACAATAGGCCGCTTAAGCGAAGGACAACTATGTCTCGCTTGGTTTCTTTAACGACATCCCATCTTCTTAAGTGGTGATTATTTAAGCAatcatttagttttttttatccAAATACGGAAAGCTGACCCATTTATTAATAATCCAAAACAACAATACAAAGATATGAACATTTGCCCAATAAATACAATTTCATACTTGAGTAGTTCAGAAAATacaaaagagaaatatatttaCACCCAAATTAGGAAAGCCCTAAAAGCCTCCATATGCACTAACACCGATCAACTCCTTCTTCGGCGAGCTTTGAAGTTCCTTTAAAGTTTTGGTGTGAATCTTAGCTAGGCAATATTAACATAGAAATGAAAAGAGTACACATTAAATATGAGCTTAAGTGAATGCATTTGGATGCCCAAAATTCTCACGACTATCATGAATTTAAGATTAGTGAAGACTTCTTCAGCTCATCGCAAGTGTATCAGCTATCCATGCTCAGGTAAGATTATTAGGGCTCCTTATTTAGGATAAACAAAGCTTAATAAATTTCTCACTCTTTTCATTCCTTAAACAGAATAAGCTCAAAAGAGTTAATACAGGAAATGAAAGTTTAAATCTAAGTCATACACCCTCTCTAAGATACGAGTATTTTCCTTTTCTTGATGTTTGTTCAACTGGTTTGTTAATGTTGTATCAACTGTGTTCTTTTTTGTGTTTGTCTTTGAATTAGATTAAAACTCCTACTCTGTCACTTCTTTATTCTTAGATATGgagttttaattttttccaacACAATAATCTTTCTTGCTATTTTCGGGACTTcctaaatataattaaattggAGATTAGTATAACCTACAAAATCAAAAGCAGGGTTAGTAAATAGATCAGCCAACTGATTTCTTTCCTTGAATGTATGCTTCATCTTTActgatttatttttcattaagtgtTTAATCCTCCTAATCTCTAGAGAGATTCACCAGGTCACTTCCCATATGCCATCAAGGATTTTTTGAGAATTAAGGAATCCGTTTCCAAGTCAATGAAATTAATTATGCTCTACACAATACTCCAGTCCTAATCTCATTGCTATCACTTCAGCATCAAGAGCTAAACCCCCTTTTAGCTTCTTTGTTTCAGCATAAATAAAtttttctgccatatttctgataCAAAAACTACTAGCATTAGGATTCGGGTTTCCTTTGCTAGCCCTATCAGAATTGCACTTATCGCTTCTTTCTGGATGTTTCCATCTAATCATAGAGATGCTAATGATAGGACTATATAATCTTTTAAAAAGATCACCATCATTAGCCATGCATCTAGGATATCCTGAATCCAAGGGTATTTTCTTTTGGTCATcatcaaaatatttctatttatctCTGAAACCATAGCATTCCTTGACATATtacctctattttttattttgcttcttCGCCTCCATACTTTCCATATTATGAAAGATGAAACAACTgttgtgcccaagcgcacacgcaagtataCGTGGTTTCACCAAGTTAAAGTGTCCCTTTAGAATTCAAGTACCGATCCCAAagggactagtgttaagaaactatccaattttagtttaactatagagattaaagtggtgtaacagtaaccaaaagagtttaaGAGTTGTAAACTaatgtaaagtaaacaatgcggaaAATAAGAGTTTGGACAATCAATAAATAGAAACCCGAGGTTAAAGGACCGTGAACAATAATACTAAGCTATTGAaattcattggttagattacttatctaggttgttgattcacggggttgattttatggtcatggtctctcgagcctctaatcacttatctaacttagccccacaactacatcgttgagcaggaatgtaagaactaagctaaacaaatttatatttcatcctgtagagaaccaaataaggcttctaggtatatctatATCCTAGAcgataattcaaattccttattttataaaaaaaaaaataagaatcttACTCTATTTACCTccacgttctatcctcttattcccccTATCGAGCTCACAAAGACAaaaatggatgtattctaagggtatctaatccttaaaatagttataacaaggataaataaataaaaaatattataaccaaaaaaaatcaaatcaattcaaccaatagtaatcatgttcttggccttaacatTCTGGTAAAgaggcttttagccactcatggacataactgTAATCACCATGGAAGAATAAgagataaaatccataaataaacaaaagtaaaagaagaaaagacctaattgaaattttttaaatccCTTCTTCAAGTTCCAAATCCATCCAAGCTGTataacatcaagttcaagtgtctTATTTATAAGAGGACAAAACTACCGAAATTGACTTAGGGTCTGCATCGCGGAGCTCATAGCGGGTACTAGGGTGTGCGACGTGCCCTCATAATGGATACACACTATTTTTGTTCTtaggatatatatatgtatgtaactCTCCTAATATCCATGGATTGGGTCGTATACGCATCATGGACATCCAAAGTGTCCGTTTTACATCAAATCTTGTCCCATGCTTTCGTTAATCCATTCCAAGACTTTTTGtattgttttcactttattttaagcttttatatcattcatatatcataataatcaacttATAAATCATCCTATAGAGTTAAACACCAGAAATTAAAGCTCAAAAAAACACACAATCCACAACGGTGAACTAAAAACATAAGTTAGGAACTAGTTTCCTTCTATTAATATTTAGCTTAGTATTTGgactcttggattgattcaattgaaatttaaacattataaacaaattttttcacacataattacacaatcaaacTATTAtgaactcattacacacactagaatccatcaatatcaactagaacaacacctagctcaagctagtaacactagttttctcatttgaactctaagtgaccaaagtgagtaaaaacttatttgaaagacaccttaaaaattttatcaagtaattaaaaacttatatgcaaaattatatcattattcactcattaACAACACAAGtagtcctcaaaacaagactaaacaAGCCTGAATAACAACTCTGAGgtacataaatccacctcagatgctcaccccacacttaaagccttgttcgtacTTGAAAAAAATCTTTAATATAAGCATCATAAGATGAGGTGACTCCATATGATAtgagaataatcatatatatgGACTTATGAGAGTACCCGAGCCATGGTGTATGCAATTAAAGTGTAagagaggcccaaaatgcaccaaAATTAGTacataacttacacttgatgggcgtCCACTCTTTGAAGGgacttttggtcattttaaattatattttgtaatagctataacAGGAAtattgtagggcttttagacttagtttttattgaatattgaagttgtaaGCACTTAGATAGACAAGTCCTCTCTCATTTAGGAGGCTTGGCCAAAACTAGGGAAAGATCAAGTATGGAATCACTAGTTATTGTATTTTGCTAGGAAATATGGATGCTAGAGGGgtggaatccgatcttgtgtcatGTAAGATATAGGTGAATTATTGTGTGtcgtgttaagggtccaagagtggaataggctcttgggttcttaagattatacctttgtGTACTCTATCTATCTAtaccttttcttttattataatctttgtagtgtttattgtagtttttgtaaTCTGTAACTTGTTGTTCTTATTATaacattgttgttgtttattttgtctttatattattgttgataaTCATAGTTTGGAcggctgttttggtgttaaaacatACCTTTCATCTCGTTATTGTTATTGCCATtattgaatccgagtgtggtctccaatcggtccaagaatccctttgattagtggactattttggggtgtGTTTTCGTGTGTTCttggtcattcttgtatcatttggtatcggAGCATGACTTAATCTTGTTCCcataagatcaatcttgggctcgtaaacttgaaaatcaaaaaataataaaaaattattgaaaactaaaaatttcagaaaaatagcaatctatccattgttgttgtcttggctgaAATTATGTTCTTgtggtgttcttggccgagattATTTGTAAGTCTAGATATTGGTGTCTTTTGTTTTGTCTAGTTGTTCTAAAGTGGTGGTTTTCTTGTTCACTAGCATTTttagtctagatctaaacttgagcttgaacttgttaaaGTGTTGTTTTGAACAAAGGTTGTAGTGTGTTGATCTTGTTGTGAGCCTAAACTTGGCCGCCCCTTGTTGAACTTTGTTGTTGTGGTTTTTTTACTTTGGTCGTGTGTTTTTAGTGTTGTTCTAAGCTTGTCCTTGTATTGTTGTTGAGGATTGGTGGCCTAAGGACAATGTTGTTGAAGTTTTTGTAGTCTTGGCCATGTGAAACATTGTTGTAGTGGAGTTGGCCGTGTGGTTGTGTTGTGGATCTTGGTGattgtttttgaattttcttggtgattgttAAAGTGTTGTTGATGTTCTTCCCAACCTTCATACcttattaaaataaattgaaagttAGATTCAAAAAGGTAAAGGAAAAGGTGTGAGAACTTTGTTattcttgaaagacttaccatcactcaccaactagtcaatcacatctcaaccattttccataaaacaagggtccatgttttaagaaGAAGTACAATGAAAGTCAAGTCTTCCTTTCTGACATTTAAAAAAAAGGATTCGAAGACTTATATTTCCCTCCTTAACCAATTCCCACTAATTCCAAATCGTAAAATTGATCAAGACttccaaatttggaaaataaaattattgagaaCCAAGGCTAATCACGAAATGCCACGTCACCAATTACTGTTCACCaaaaaattttaagctcaaattttgatcttttagtctCATTTCGTGtctttagttttgtttgttgattccaaATCTAACatacaagctagtactagattgcaagttagttttgaaaccattCTTCGTGTTAACTTCCCTTTGTGTGTCTtaattcttttgagtcattgtaatacaTCCTTGTGTTTTTTTCCTTACTCTTGGAAGTCATTGTAAATGTTGGATTCACCTCTCAATACCTCTTGGATTATATGCAAGCTTGCAAAACATGTGAGATTGAGAGTGAGGGATCCAAGAGACacgaaataaaaaagagagagtgaggattttttgtacaactaacgtgttttctgttttgtaggtaactcctTGGACATAATGGACACCACTTTGGCCTACCCATCTTAATGATATTTTCTGAGAAATAGCTAAGGCAAATACGGGTCTTAAAAAATTGGGCTCGGATATCTCTACTATACTTGAAAGGGGGGATCGAGTGGAGAGTTAAAGTAATTCTCGTATTTCTACTTCCGAAACTTTACCTCCAacaatcaatcctccaagaccatcaccaaatgacatagacataagccaagccaccAACTGTCCTCCAACCTGAGACCTAAGTAGGTCACTTCTCCCTcaattcgatcaagtccaacaagaagtcttagaagccaatttcctcccatccaagctccacaaccaaagCTACACATTACCAAATCAATCCTTTCATCTAAAACTCCACTTTACCTAAACCGATATGTCTATATAGAGTAGTGTGGGCATGGAGTCTATAATGATGCGTATATGATGGAAGAAAAGTTGAGGGGAGGACGTAGGGAACCCCAAGGAACCCGCCACAAAAAAAAGAGATGGGATGTTTTTAGTGATTCCTTTGTCATTCACTATGTGTTTCAGATGAGGATGAAGAtaaggctcaagatggagaggaaaccgaggttcaaaatgaagatgttggctgCGACTTATTTTTATTAATCCCTTGGATTATTCatgttttgtggactatttttgactTGTTTTTGTGACTTCtttatggactgttttgagtaGGTTTCCTTTGAAGTGACTAATTGAACGAGGCAAAGCCGTGAATctgtggacaaattcctctcaagatggagacgATGATATGAGAATAATCACGAATATGGACTTATGAGAGTGTGTGTTGGATCCGAGCCTTGGTGTGTGCATTTGAAGTGTAAGAGAGACCCAAAAtgcaccaaaatcagtccataacttacacttgatgggcgcccactctttgaagggttttttggtcattttaacttatattttttaataactatAATAGGAACATTttagggcttttagacttagtttttattgaatattgaagttgtaaACACTTAGAAATACAAGTACTCTCTCCTTTAGGAGGCTTGGCCAAAATAGGGCAAGATCTA is from Capsicum annuum cultivar UCD-10X-F1 chromosome 5, UCD10Xv1.1, whole genome shotgun sequence and encodes:
- the LOC107852837 gene encoding GDSL esterase/lipase 6, which codes for MERVKILQLLLVTSLLVTIMSRSCVLGFNVPSIFIFGDSIFDAGNNHYNKNCTAQADFPPYGSNFFHRPTGRFTNGRTVADFVSEFIGIPIQRPFLEAQLELVNGSRKEYPANGINFASAGSGVLRPTNQDMGVTPLEDQLQQFKTLVQQNHINKTQIQQSLFFFESGSNDIFSYFYPFDAPTLTPDAYVLAMLSQVRNFVDQICKLGGRRIALFSLGPVGCVPARTLLPGAPVNKCYGKMNKMVKNYNVGLESFAKKIPTKYPGSFAVYGAVYKTVQIFRANPARYGFSDVNNACCGDGTLGGLLQCGKEGYKLCAKPNEYLFWDYFHPSEHTYKLISKALWTGSHTRIRPVNLKTLANMTLIQN